The following DNA comes from Seriola aureovittata isolate HTS-2021-v1 ecotype China chromosome 15, ASM2101889v1, whole genome shotgun sequence.
ATGATGTTTGCTTCCACTGTTTGCCCTTTCTAACTTGAAATGAGTAGCGCTGTGTATTTATCTGGCTATCTCCGCAGTAGGCATTAACATGAACTGACACATCGGCCGAGATGCTCCGGCTGGCTCAAAGGGAAATGATTTATGTGATGCGACTTGTTAATCATGTTGCCCTTAGTGCGAATACATGGAAACTGAGATAATAGGAGATTGAgatgtgagaaaaagagaggtcAGACTACTGAGTGAGAAGAAGGAGGGTGATATAATAAATGAGGTAAGATGAGATGATGAGAAGTGACAAGTGAGAGACGAGATTAAGGAAGATATCAGATGAGATGCAAGGAGTGGTGAGAAATGAGACgtgggaggagaagagaaatgcaaaacaagATGATGTTTGGAGATGAGATGCAAGATAAGGAGAGATTagagatgaggaaaaaaagaaatgctgaaagaagaaagaggaggagagaggttaGTTTAAAAAGATGTGAAATGTGATGTAAATAAAGGCTTCAGACAAAGTTAAAGggaagagatgagagaagatggatgagatgagatgagaggggGAACGTGAGATGCTATATGATTGAGAGGACATGAATGTTAAGATGTGATAACATGataagaggagagagatgtgggGGGGGAAGAGGAAAATGATGACTTGAGAATAGAGATAAAGAGAGTAGAGATGAGATTAGAGCGATTAAATGTTATGAGACGTGGTGAAAAGAAATGTGGAGACGAGATGAATGAGATGAGGCGACAGTAAAAGGAGATGTGatgagaaagatgagagaagatgaggaggggatacagaggagaaaagagataTCAgtgggaagaaagaggagagggatcATATGAGAGATGACATTAAGGTATCGGAGAGGACTTGCAAGATAAAATGAGTTGTGacaagaggaaatgagaggaaagagagatgtggaaaaatgagagaggagatgagacaTGAGGAAAAAAGGCGAATATTGCGAAATAAAAGAGATGAGATCAGAATAGAGatataaaaagaagaaactagaggaaaaaaagatttgttgaGAAACGAGGTGAGATCAGAGAGGAGGTCAAATGAAATGTGagatcaaagaaaagaaaagaaacgtGCTGACATGCGAGATGAGCGAGATGACAGATTATAGATGACATGGGATGACTAGATGAGGAGGTAAAGTGAGAGActagatgaggaaaaaaaggtgaTAGAAAATGTGAGATCTGATTATAAAAGATACCGTAAAGATTAGAGATGAGAGGAAATCAGTTTTGTTCTATCTGGAAGTAGAGATACTGTTTGATCACCACTGATACACTGACATGAAACCTGCGTAGAGCGATGGTTGTATCTACTCTACGTTCTACCTCACACGCCGCTATTTCTGTTTGACCCTGTAATGCACCGTGTCTAATATGATCACTGCGCTGTGTACAGTAGCTGTCACAACGTACGGTTACATACTTCATCCCCTCAGAATTGGCCGCTGCTTCAAACGAACCCGTGCTGATCCTCTCGGCGGAAACATCAGTCCCACGTGTTTTCTGCTGCCGACATTGTCTCCGACGCGTATTTTAAGCCGCTCGAACGGCTGGTAGTGTCGCCCGGAGCAACAGAAGCCGACAGGGGGAGTCGGGGACGCAGTAAGAGTCTGATCCTGTAGGTATCTCTGTGTGAGGCGTGACGGAGGTGTGATGGAGAGTGGCCAGGTATAGAAACACACGCGAAGACACATCCGGCTCCATGGCAACAGTTCAACAAACATCTGTTGATTTCCaacagtgatgtttgtttttacagccgTTAAACAGGTTCGAGCTGAGGAATGGTACAAGGATCtgttgtgttttactgtcatAAACAAtcaatcattatcattattatgattatcagtcattaaagtcatattttataCGAAGAGGCCATAAATTTGCTGGTTCCAGATCCTCAGATGTGAATATCGGATGCATCTTGTTGATTTCtatgacattaaaaatgataatgtttGGGGTTGACTGAGTGTGTCAACATGGTTCCTAGGAAATTAACTATTTTCCGACCCTTCATAGATCGAAGGATTGATCgattcattgagaaaataatcagcaaattaatCAACTAGTCGGGAAACCTGCAGGGAAACTAGGCAAGATTATCTGGAACATCTCTGAAGCCACTTCTACTATTTGTGCAGAGAAAATGTGACGACGCATGAAAAACTgtacttttaaaacttttctgGGAGATGGATAAGATGCATTTCAGCCGACAGGACGAGTTGCTGTTAATATTTCAGGTCCGGTGGAAGCAGGAGGGGAGGTTGTGCAACACTTCGACAGATATTGATCAGGATCTGGGCAGATTCATCAGCCTGGAAATAGAAACTGCCTTCAGTTGTTCCAAAAAACTCGCCCATGGGGGTTTTATCAGGCCAAAAATCCTCTCCTTTATACTGACAATACATTGAAATATAGACTCCACAGTCTTGCATTATGCCCacaggctctctctctgtcagggcAAAGGTGTTTCATAAATGTTGCAGCGCTTCGAAaggtatatatttttatttttgtgcttttgtttctctgcagcacaacaacataTCAGCTGCTTTTTAAAGAACATGTCAAAATTTAATAGTTAAAATGCTGCAATTCTATAACGAAACTCAAACTGAACGActcagctctttgttttctgtgcgtATCAGCCACAATAATGgtgaattattatatatatatatatgtttctaTTAGCAGTAACGtaatactgtgtttttctttccggGGACGTCACCGCAGACGCTCAGTTCATAACACTGCGGATACATGAATATTGCAGTACTGTTATCAGTGGGCCACAGGCTCAGTCACCATTCAGTGACAGATAGTGATGTAACAGacattaatttaaatgaaagtcTCCCAGATTGCCACTTTAATCCTTGATGATTATGACTGGTGCTGTGCAGTGATTCTGTAAATTCAATCAATCAGTTCTTACAAGGAACCAGAAACTCTTCAGATCGCTCATTCAATATGAACTGGTAATAATACGCAAaagaatttgtcatttttcgGAGCTAAATTCTCACTCACATTTCTCAGGATGTGTGTGTCCTTGGGTTTAACTTTATTGGATTGTGTAGCTGTGTCCAGACTGGACCAGCATCAATCAACACCCatccactcattcattcactgaagCCAGTTGAACACAATAGAGCGTCTGTAGTTGACTCTGGAGTGAGCAGTTAATGGAGAAGTTACTCATCGCTGTGAATCATGACTGTTGCATTACTCAATTCTCACAACTGTGAAACGCTCCTGTTTACttgtttattagtttattatttattcaccGCACCGGAGCGTTAAGCCGTTCAGAGTGAGTTGGGCCGATCTGACTTCAGTGAAGATTGAAGTGAGAAGTTAATgtgtgataaatgtgtttttttgtggaatGACGACGATAAGAGCcgagaaaataaaatgtgtgagagaggaagagagagttcAGACCTCATGTGCTGTGATAGTTTTTGCGAGTATTCAAGATGTCGACTCGAGGGTGTGcatccttttgttttgtttttttgtcttttctccttccTGGTTGTGATGTTAGCGCTGATTACGTCGACTGTTCACGGCTGGCGTCAAAACGACCCTCAGGCCACCAGGAAATGTCTCGGTTCTCCCGACAGACTCTAGAATATTTTCTCTGGTTTCTGGGAAAGTTTTAGAAATTTTAAACCTTCATAATTAAAGAATAAtctaatttaataaaaacaagtgtCCGAGGTTAAATCATGTTGTGATTCATCTTAACTCCCAGTCTCCTCTTTTATTCGCAGATGCAGATGTATTTGGGAAGCCGCCCTGCTATGAGGAGGCCGTCCTGATGGAGGATCCTCCTCCGCCCTACAGCGAGGTCTTGGCCGACCCACGGGGGGGCACCTACCTGAAGCCTGCCCCGCTCCGAGCAGCGCCGCCGCCCCTCAGGGAACACCAGGACCCTGCTCCGGTGTTCACGTCCGAGACCAGCAAGCTTCCTGCGGCGACGGTGTTCCCCGATCGGGGTTACTCCTCCCTGATACGCCTGCCCTCGTCCCAGCGCTGGGACTCCCTGGGTCACCTCCTGTCCAACATGGACCTGCACCACAACAACTTCACCCCGCCGGGGGGCCGCTCCCTGCAGGCTGCCGCGGCGATGGCTACCATGCCGCGGCGGGAGGCCAGGACTCACCATGATGGACTTGGGCTCAGGGGTGGAATACAGGGACTCCAAGGGGGGATACAAGGACTCCAAGGGGAGATACAGGGATTCCATGGAGGGTTACCGGGGCTTCAGGGGGTGCATGGACTGAGGGGACTGGAGCCCAGCTGTGGCCTGCCAACGGCCTTCCCCCTGCTGGGTCGGAGCACCGCTGTCTAGGCGCGGATGCCGACTAACCAACCAATAAGTTGACGAGCCTTTTAAGCGGGAGATCTTTAAAGAcagacttcctgtctgtgcGCCTCCTTTCATGCTCAGTGTTTACACGCTAGCGCCGGTAGAAGTAGAGATTTAATTCCCTAGAGGAGCTGAAAGAGGGTGAAAGTGGCGTCAAAGGCGTCACAAGTTCAATTCCCCCGTGCGGCTCTGTGGGCGAAAGGGGAGCCACTTACTCTTGCTGGGATTGTGGCTCTCAGCTAAAAGAGGAAATTACACACGGTTTCAAAGCGGTGTTGTTGAGTCAGTGAGGTATCGTGGTGTCATATCAGAGTTAATTGAGTCGAGGcagcggaggaggagagggaaaaaaaaaaactgggaagGTAGAGGACGAGCAACAAACGAGCAACAGCTGCTTCTATCTCCATCTTTGCCTCCCCTCGCTCTCTCGTTCTcttcattcctcctctcctctctctgcgcCGGAGCAACCTATTGTACCAGTCTCTTGTTGCCATGGCTCCCGGGAGCTGTCTGTTGCCCACGACGACCTCTCCTCTTTTAtctgctctgatttttttttgaagacTGTGTTTGCAGCTTGCCTCTTCACAGGGACTGCGAGTATTGACACGTACAAAAGAACACGTGGTGACCGCCGACCGCCGACCGCCGCGTTCCTGACATCAGACCCGgaggcctgttttttttttctgacggGCAAAAACAGCTGTAATGGTAGAGTACGACGAGCCTGCCAGGATTTCATTTGGTTAACACGCTGCTTTGTCATTTTCAGTGTCGTCTTTAACTGTCGTAGTTTGGCCTCGGCCTGGAGCTTCTGGGTGATCGCAGGACGGCGTTAGCCGGATCATccatgtcatcatcatcatcatcatcatcatccaaaaacctgacttttttttcacgtACAAATTTAATATCATTCTTTTAAGCTTTGTGACAAAAGCCTTTTTCtcttgtgaaataaaaacatcttcacCTGCAAAGTTTCTGCCAATAATTTatggagttaaaaaaaaaaaaaggcaaaataaaacaaataaaactttgttttatgtgtgtgtgtgtgtgtgtgtgtgtgtgtgtgtgtgtgtgtgtgtgtgtgtgtgtgtgtgtgagctcattCAAGAGTAAAACCCAGGCTGGTGTCAATACGacaatataataacaataagatACCAATACGataacaatacaataataatatgatattgatacaataataatacaataccAATACGAAACCAATACTTTGTACGAAACACACTTAGAGGAGAGGAATCAACAGGTCACATTGGCTTGATCTTTTATTTAGGATGTTacttatattattaatattttatattatatatattttattaaattattttaaactatatatatatattttttaaaaaaagccttAATAACTGAATTTTGAAATAATCTGTGTGACAAAACAATTGAGACTGGGTCAGTGAACATCACTGGCTGTTACATATAGGAAGGTCAGGTTTGTTTCCTGCAGagtaaatcaattaaaatgGATGTTTAGCACAGACAGATGTGAATCACAGTCAGTGTCTGTGATTAACGTCGCCCGGCAGCTGCACTCGCTCTCTGCACCTGGAGAaggactcctcctcctcttcttcggCCCTCATCATATTCTTTGCTGTGATTAAATCTCAAATGCTCCACGAGGGTTGTGGTGTTGCCACAGCGCCTGGCGGTCCtcccacacacatcacacacagcgAGCTGAAAAAGCTCCACTCAAGACTGTATTTACAGTCAGCCATCATCAATGTCAAAACTCTGTATGCTCTCTTCACGCTTTTATAGAGCCGTGGTTCACATATGACTGTGGCAGGCGGAAGGAGAAGTAGTCCCTATCAACAGGGTGTTATTTAGACTAGGTCCTGGTGATAGATGAAACCTGATGTTTGATGACCGATAAAGTGAGAATAAATGTGTGggatcctttgttttctttccaggCTGAGATACTATATAACACAGGAAAACACTATTGATCCCCAGTAGGAAAATCCGGTGTTGGTTTTAATGATTACACGAGTCAAACttatgtaaacaacaacaacaaaaaaaaagagagatggattTGCTTTGAGGTTTGGAAGTCAGTAACAATCAGCAGGTTCACCAGCTCGATCTTCATCcgcctccctcctcttcatATTGTAATTCACTGGGataattagttgattaaaaTGCATGTGTCACTGAGCATCAGTTTGACAGCCTGGGGTTTATTGTTGAGTTGATTATTTCTGGTTTCCTTTCTGATCCGTGTGACCCAGCACTGcattactgctgctgttatttctaaccaaacaaaacaaatgtcctgcagctctctgctcctctgacctctgtgttttcacatgaaTTATTCATCAGATTATcacctcttcttttttcttctccgcTCCTCTCAGCTTTAAACTGATTTGGAACGTCTGCCTATGTCAATCAGGGAAGCCTTTAATGTAAATTGTGGATTTCAGTTGCTCTCTGACTCGCTCTCACCATCCCTCTTCTCCCTTCGTTCTCTCCTGTGcatcctctgtttctcttctctttctacTGCAGCGTTGTagtgtttattctttatttatttccctcttCATATGTCATATGTCCCTTTGTcattctctgtctccttctaTCTGCAGGCCTAGCATAATGCTTTTAGACTACTCGAGCTGTTTCATTGTGTCAGACGCTGCATTGAGTGACGAGGAAATGGAATCTCCATCGTGGCTGTCAGTGGTTTTCATGCCTCAAAAGCATTTCCTGCCTCTTTTTGTGCTCGAAACGAGTCACATCTCAGCCCGTCACTGAGGGGACAGGCGTCCCGCACACACTTGAGGTGATAGAAGAAGAATCCTAAGAAATGCTCAAATTCTGCAAGCGTTTGTGTCAGTGCATCTTGGTAATGAACATTAGTATAAAGCACCAACACTGTGGTTTCAAGAGGTTTCGATTTTTTCGAGATTTCCCATCTTCCTAACAAATTTAGTATCTGATGATGTTTAAATTATGTTTCATGGTGTGAGGTTCTCGCAGCAGTACCTTACAAAGGTTGATGTTTCCCTGCTGTTAGTGGGTGTAGTGTTAACTTGAATTCTGTATTGTCTgcttgtgtaaaataaaatcacatattcacaaaacaaaatgacacattgtCATTAAATTGTCAGCACTGCACTTGcacatctctctttttttcaagtTCAAGTTTCAAGATGAAGTTCCACGTCTGAGGTTCCAACGTTCTGTGTTGTTGATTGTGTTGTTCTAGAGTCGTACAGGGGCTGACTCTCTAGAGATCATTGGTTGGGGCTTTCGAGTTGTAGAATTGTCAAGTTCTGCGTCCAGGGATCTAGAATTCTTCTGTTTGATGCTGCGGAGTTGTAGAATAATAAAGTTCTGTGTCCGAGGTTCCAGAGCTTTGTATTTGAGGCTATGAAGTTCTAGAATTGCAAAGTTCTACCACCGAATTTCTAAGAATCTTTGACTGTATCTTTGGTGTTCTAGaatttaattaaagttaattaTCTGAGGTTCTAGAATTGTTAGTTTCAGGCCGTGGAGTTCTAGAATAATAGAGTTCTGTGTCTGAGGTTCTAGACCCATTTGAGGCTGTGGAGTTCTAGAGTTCCATGTCCAGCGTTCTAGAATTCTCTGTGTAGATTCAGCCATGTTGGACTTTCTAGAAATGATTTGACTGGGAATATGCGTTGGACAGCCAGAATCTGGAGACTTGGAGTAGTAGTGCTACCGAGACCGGAGTGTTCCACAGGTGGGACAGAGTTTGAAAGGTTAATTGTCTGAGGCCTTGGAGTTCTAGTGTTCTGTGTCTGAGGTTCTAGAATCATTTCAGTTTCTGGGTTCTAGAAATCTTGTCTTCAATTGTGGAGCCCTGTAATTGTTAAATGGTTAATTTTAAAACAGTCGTGTTAAACCTTCACTCTCGTTGCATTTGAGGAAACAGCATCATCGGTGTTGTCGCAGCAGCTGTGAAAAGTtcaacagctgcttcacatcatCGATTGTTCATCCTGAGGTGAACCCGCCTTCGAGTTTCTCTACACATAAATaacagagcagcacagacaaGGTTTTCTACCATAGAGGAGCTGAATCATTGTTGATTTAAACAGAACATCAGCTCTGATCATAACATTTTAAACTACAGAGCCATGTTTGACTACACAGCCTCACACAGAGCAATTTGCTTAAATGTCACATCCTCGctgcctctctcactcactgctGCCACAAACTAACAGTAGGAATGGTTTTAAATGATTATAATCATCTGTAGCCTGGGCTTCCATTAAGGTAGAGAGACTCAATAATAATGTCACAGGCTCACTCTCATAAAATCCAAGGGAGGGCCGGGATTGGCAGTTggttaaaatgctgtttaaagaATAACATTTTCTCATTCACTTACTCACTCATGTAAACGTCACGCCAACTTTCAggctacagaaaaaaaacatgtagaaCAAAAAAACACGACAGAAAGACCTACAGTTTTACGGTTagtaaaaagacaaatattgcgGGTTCGTGATGGTCTGAAAAAGGGTCACGCTACTGAATGTTGGCATTGGATGTAAATCTTGAAGAGTCAGAGTCCGAGATGAACTGGGCTGCAAACTACAGTCACACTTAACATTTGCATTTCCAGAGCAGCTCAGTTTGAGTCGTGTCTTCAGAACTAATCTGCCTGCtacatgtaaaaatacatcagaGACACTGCGAGAAGACGTCAATCATCCCGCTCATTGTCTTATTTAGTCTTGCACGATTCCACCGGAGCCTTCAGGGTGATGATTCACAGATGATCAATGCTTACATGTTCACACCTTCAGAGAAATGTTTCTTGGCCTTGAGAGAAACTGAGAAGCAGGATTGCGCAACAGAATTCGGAGTATTTAAGATGTACATTTCAACAAAGTGATGATTCAGCCTGAGAGGTTAtataaagagaggaagagagaggccATTCAAGCCTGTTTCCACAACTACAAATGTGCTGgagtaataaaagaaaaggagacaggCTCCTTGATACTTTTCAGTAACTACAGTGTCACGTCCTCATGTGTTTCTATTGTTGGttctgttgtgtatttttatgcaGTTGTtacatgaaaggaaaaaaataccaGAATTCTTTTAAAACCATGATTACATAATAAACTCTGCTGTTTCAGAAtgttattgattatttaattaatatacacagatgataaaaaaacatgatgataatgatgaactACATATTAAAGTATGTGCAGCatatatgtaataaaatatgGAGACTCATTATTGATTGTGTTGAGGATTTAGATTTAACAAATGATCATGTGAATGTCAGATTTCTGTGGAAATGGAAGTTTATGAGTCTTTATAGTTAGggacaaaaagtcataaaaacgtcatagtatagtaaagtatgaaaacgttattgtacagtaaggcataaaaagtcataaaaaagacatagtgtagtaagtcataaaaagacattaaaacgtcatagtatagtaaggaataaaaatgtcacagtataataaggcataaaaagtcataaaaacctcatagtgtagtaaggcatgaaaatgtcatagtatagtgaggcataaaaagtcataaaaacgtcatagtataataaggcataaaaaatcataaaaatgtcagtataaagaggcataaaaagtcataaaaatgtcatagtataataaggcataaaaaagtcataaaaacgacatagtatactaaggcaaaaaaatgaagaaaaacgacatagtatactaaggcataaaaagtcataaaaacgacatagtatactaaggtataaaaagtcataaaaacgacatagtatactaaggcataaaaagtcataaaaacgtcatagtatactaaggcaaaaaaatgaagaaaaacgacatagtatactaaggcataaaaagtcataaaaacgacatagtatactaaggcaaaaaaatgaagaaaaacgacatagtatactaaggcataaaaagtcataaaaacgacatagtatactaaggtataaaaagtcataaaaacgacatagtatactaaggcataaaaagtcataaaaacgtcatagtatactaaggcaaaaaaatgaagaaaaacgacatagtatactaaggcataaaaagtcataaaaaccacatagtatactaaggcataaaaagtcataaaaacgtcatagtatactaaggcaaaaaaacgacatagtatactaaggcaaaaaaagtcataaaaacgatatagtatactaaggcaaaaaaagtcataaaaacaaaataggatactaaggcaaaaaaatgaaaaaaacgacatagtatactaaggcataaaatgatgaaaaacgacatagtatactaaggcaaaaaaaacgacatagtatactaaggcaaaaaaagtcataaaaacgatatagtatactaaggcaaaaaaagtcataaaaacaaaataggatactaaggcaaaaaaatgaaaaaaacgacatagtatactaaggcataaaatgatgaaaaacgacatagtatactaaggcaaaaaaagtcataaaaacgaaataggatactaaggcataaaaagtcataaaaacgtcatagtatactaaggcataaaaagtcataaaaacgtcatagtatactaaagcataaaaagtcataaaaacgtcatagtatactaaggcaaaaaaatgaagaaatacgacatagtatactaaggcaaaaaaatgacatagcatactaaggcaaaaaaatgaagaaaaacgacatagtatactaaggcataaaaagtcataaaaatgacatagtatactaaggcataaaaagtcataaaaacaacatagtacactaaggcttaaaaagtcataaaaacgacatagtatactaaggcaaaaaaagtcataaaaacgacatagtatactaaggcagaaaatgaagaaaaacgacatggtatactaaggcaaaaaatgtcataaaaacgacatagtatactaaggcaaaaaaagtcataaaaacgtcatagtacactaaggcaaaaaaatgaagaaaaacgacatagtatactaaggcagaaaatgaagaaaaactacCTAGTATACTAAcgcaaaaaaatgaagaaaaacgacatagtatactaaggcaaaaaaatgaagaaaaacgaaaTAGgatactaaggcaaaaaaatgaagaaaaaagacatagtctactaaggcataaaaagtcataaaaacgacatagtctactaaggcataaaaagtcagaaaaacgacatagtacactaaggcaaaaaaatgaagaaaaacgacatactatactaaggcataaaaatgtcctaaaaacgacatagtatactaaggcaaaaaaagtcataaaaacgtcatactatactaaggcataaaaagtcataaaaacgacatagtatactaaggcaaaaaaagtcataaaaacgacatagtatactaaggcaaaaaaacaacatagtatactaaggcaaaaaaatgaagaaaaacgacatagtatactaaggcaaaaaaatgaagaaaaacgacatagtatactattgcaaaaaaagtcataaaaacgtcatagtatactaaggcataaaaagtcataaaaacgtcatagtacactaaggcaaaaaaatgaagaaaaacgacatagtatactaaggcaaaaaaacgacatagtatactaaggcaaaaaatgtcataaaaacaacatagtatactaaggcgtaaaaagtcataaaaacgacatagtatactaaggcaaaaaaagtcataaaaacttcatagtatactaaggcaaaaaaacgacatagtatactgaggcaaaaaaagtcataaaaacgacatagtatactaaggcaaaaaaacgacatagtatactaaggcaaaaaaatgaaaaaaaacgacatagtatactaaggcaaaaaaatgaagaaaaacgacatagtatactattgcaaaaaaagtcataaaaacttcatagtatactaaggcataaaaagtcataaaaacgtcatagtacactaaggcaaaaaaatgaagaaaaacgacatagtatactaaggcaaaaaaacgacatagtatactaaggcaaaaaatgtcataaaaacaacatagtatactaaggcgtaaaaagtcataaaaacgacatagtatactaaggcaaaaaaagtcataaaaacttcatagtatactaaggcaaaaaaacgacatagtatactgaggcaaaaaaagtcataaaaacgacatagtatactaaggcaaaaaaacgacatagtatactaaggcaaaaaaatgaaaaaaaacgaca
Coding sequences within:
- the LOC130182984 gene encoding proline-rich protein 7 produces the protein MVMSQGTYTFLACFAGFWLVWAFIVMLCCFCSFLQRRLKRRREERLREQCLRTVEMEPLGCQPAGYLPPPPPPPPPPPPQLPREPPQFCPPRTLSPPLPVLVPHPMPQATWVSMPDADVFGKPPCYEEAVLMEDPPPPYSEVLADPRGGTYLKPAPLRAAPPPLREHQDPAPVFTSETSKLPAATVFPDRGYSSLIRLPSSQRWDSLGHLLSNMDLHHNNFTPPGGRSLQAAAAMATMPRREARTHHDGLGLRGGIQGLQGGIQGLQGEIQGFHGGLPGLQGVHGLRGLEPSCGLPTAFPLLGRSTAV